The Haloplanus salinarum genome includes a region encoding these proteins:
- a CDS encoding DUF5802 family protein: MFEEFSSGYYLGRLYVQPRDGDHAVIHRTDHERMNERLYATGEGVERLDAPLVMKLDGRHFPVLGEEGVPSGTLGLPPTVTETDLPDRCEVFLAKPDRAAELLRYSGYDPGGVTDEAV, encoded by the coding sequence ATGTTCGAAGAGTTCTCCTCCGGCTACTACCTCGGACGGCTGTACGTCCAGCCCCGCGACGGCGACCACGCCGTCATCCACCGGACGGACCACGAACGGATGAACGAACGCCTCTACGCCACGGGCGAGGGGGTCGAACGCCTCGACGCGCCGCTCGTGATGAAACTCGACGGGCGTCACTTCCCGGTGCTCGGCGAGGAGGGCGTCCCGTCGGGGACGCTCGGACTCCCGCCGACGGTCACCGAGACCGACCTCCCCGACCGGTGTGAGGTGTTCCTCGCCAAACCCGACCGCGCCGCCGAACTCCTCCGGTATTCGGGGTACGACCCCGGCGGCGTCACGGACGAGGCCGTGTAG
- a CDS encoding MogA/MoaB family molybdenum cofactor biosynthesis protein, translating to MTDDHAHDGDHAHDDDHAHDHGHGDDHEHDHHHHDVETLGAAVVTVTSTRGLDDDPAGDAIAAAFTDAGHGIVTRELIPDDYDRVQATLKNLAGRDDVDAVVSTGGTGVTPDDVTVEAAQPLFEKTLPGFGELFRRLSYEEIGTKVVGTRAVAGVVEGTPVFCLPGSENAARLGAGEIIVPEAGHLSGLASRES from the coding sequence ATGACCGACGACCACGCACACGACGGCGACCACGCACACGACGACGACCACGCACACGATCACGGCCACGGCGACGATCACGAACACGACCACCACCACCACGACGTCGAGACCCTCGGCGCCGCGGTGGTGACGGTGACCTCCACGCGGGGACTGGACGACGATCCGGCGGGCGACGCCATCGCGGCGGCGTTCACGGACGCGGGCCACGGGATCGTCACCCGTGAGTTGATCCCGGACGACTACGACCGCGTGCAGGCGACGCTGAAGAACCTCGCCGGGCGGGACGACGTGGACGCCGTCGTAAGCACCGGGGGAACGGGCGTGACCCCCGACGACGTGACCGTCGAGGCGGCCCAACCGTTGTTCGAGAAGACCCTGCCCGGCTTCGGCGAACTCTTTCGCCGGCTCTCGTACGAGGAGATCGGGACGAAGGTGGTCGGGACGCGGGCGGTCGCGGGGGTCGTCGAGGGGACGCCCGTCTTCTGCCTGCCGGGGAGCGAGAACGCGGCACGGCTCGGGGCCGGGGAGATCATCGTGCCCGAGGCCGGCCACCTCTCGGGGTTGGCGAGCCGCGAGAGCTGA
- the ilvD gene encoding dihydroxy-acid dehydratase, with product MSQQEPERESEAESESAPYPGGKDPDLRSTDVTEGRDRAPHRSMFRAMGFDDEDLSSPMVGVPNPAADITPCNVHLDELAESAIEGIDEAGGMPIEFGTITISDAISMGTEGMKSSLISREVIADSVELVSFGERMDALVTIGGCDKNMPGMMMASIRTDLPSVFLYGGSIMPGEHDGREVTIQNVFEGVGAVAEGEMSDEELDDLERNACPGAGSCGGMFTANTMASISEAIGFAPLGSASPPAEDEARYEVARETGELVVDVVESRRKPSDFLSRESFENAIALQVAIGGSTNAVLHLLAMAAEAGIELDIEDFNRISERTPKIANLQPGGERVMNDLHEVGGVPVVLRELLDADLLHGDGLTVTGETMAEALDRYDPPAVADLDADFLHTVDDPIHERGAIRILSGNLAPEGAVIKITGEDHLHHEGPVRIFDDEENAMEYVQEGHVDSGDVIGIRNEGPRGGPGMREMLGVTSAVAGQGHAEDVALFTDGRFSGATRGFSIGHVAPEAFVGGPIAALEDGDVITIDIDSHELSVDLSDEEIEERLDGYDPEPNYTSGVLAKYGRMFGSAANGAVTDPGAKDE from the coding sequence ATGAGCCAGCAGGAACCAGAGCGAGAATCCGAAGCGGAGTCCGAGTCGGCGCCCTACCCCGGAGGCAAGGACCCGGACCTCCGGAGTACCGACGTCACCGAGGGCCGTGACCGCGCGCCCCACCGGTCGATGTTCCGCGCGATGGGGTTCGACGACGAGGACCTCTCGTCGCCGATGGTCGGCGTCCCCAACCCCGCCGCGGACATCACGCCGTGTAACGTCCACCTCGACGAACTGGCCGAATCGGCCATCGAGGGCATCGACGAGGCGGGCGGGATGCCGATCGAGTTCGGCACGATCACCATCTCCGACGCCATCTCGATGGGGACCGAGGGGATGAAGTCGTCGCTGATCTCACGGGAGGTCATCGCCGACTCCGTCGAACTCGTCTCCTTCGGCGAGCGCATGGACGCCCTCGTCACCATCGGCGGCTGTGACAAGAACATGCCCGGGATGATGATGGCCTCCATCCGGACCGACCTCCCCTCCGTGTTCCTCTACGGCGGGTCGATCATGCCCGGCGAGCACGACGGCCGCGAGGTCACCATCCAGAACGTCTTCGAGGGCGTCGGCGCCGTCGCCGAGGGCGAGATGTCCGACGAGGAACTCGACGACCTCGAACGGAACGCCTGTCCCGGCGCGGGCTCCTGTGGCGGCATGTTCACGGCCAACACCATGGCCTCGATCAGCGAGGCCATCGGCTTCGCGCCGCTCGGATCGGCCTCGCCGCCCGCCGAGGACGAGGCCCGCTACGAGGTGGCCCGCGAGACCGGCGAACTCGTCGTCGACGTCGTCGAGTCGCGGCGCAAACCGTCCGATTTCCTCTCGCGGGAGTCCTTCGAGAACGCCATCGCGCTCCAGGTCGCCATCGGCGGGTCGACCAACGCCGTCCTCCACCTGCTGGCGATGGCCGCCGAGGCCGGCATCGAACTCGACATCGAGGACTTCAACCGCATCAGCGAACGGACGCCGAAGATCGCCAACCTCCAGCCCGGCGGCGAGCGGGTGATGAACGACCTCCACGAGGTCGGGGGCGTGCCGGTCGTCCTGCGCGAACTCCTCGACGCCGACCTGCTCCACGGCGACGGGCTCACGGTCACGGGCGAGACGATGGCCGAGGCCCTCGACCGCTACGACCCGCCAGCCGTCGCGGACCTCGACGCCGACTTCCTGCACACGGTCGACGACCCGATCCACGAGCGCGGCGCCATCCGCATCCTCTCGGGCAACCTCGCCCCCGAAGGCGCGGTCATCAAGATCACCGGCGAGGACCACCTCCACCACGAGGGGCCCGTCCGGATCTTCGACGACGAGGAGAACGCCATGGAGTACGTCCAGGAGGGCCACGTCGACTCCGGCGACGTGATCGGCATCCGCAACGAGGGGCCCCGCGGCGGCCCCGGGATGCGCGAGATGCTCGGCGTCACGAGCGCCGTCGCCGGCCAGGGCCACGCCGAGGACGTCGCGCTGTTCACCGACGGCCGCTTCTCCGGCGCGACCCGTGGCTTCTCCATCGGCCACGTCGCCCCCGAGGCGTTCGTCGGCGGCCCCATCGCCGCCCTGGAGGACGGCGACGTGATCACCATCGACATCGACAGCCACGAGCTCTCGGTCGACCTCAGCGACGAGGAGATCGAGGAACGGCTCGACGGCTACGACCCCGAACCGAACTACACGTCCGGCGTGCTGGCGAAGTACGGCCGGATGTTCGGCTCGGCGGCCAACGGCGCGGTGACGGATCCGGGCGCGAAGGACGAGTGA
- a CDS encoding metal ABC transporter permease, giving the protein MSADAAATLVASPLVTLDPSAVLALGSVLEAVGEAVFDAPLWVLEQWYWLMDWVYYATGLEMLNPRYRFMHRAILVGLCVGVMAPLIGTFLVHRQLALIGDALAHTGFAGVAVGLFLNAVIDLGVSPYLTAVVVAMIAALCIELISEVTDAYNDVSMAIVLSTGFALGTTLISLNAGGLAVGVNQFLFGNLSTVSPGSAAILLVLFAVIVSTVAVTRNQLLYVTFDETAAAVSGIPVNWYNRVMVMLTAMVVVGAMQIMGVILVAAMLVVPVAGATQVSRSFSESLVVSVVLAELAVLLGIAAAYYGGVTAGGIIVLFAVAIYVCAVVLGKLQSARGERAAPETGHIEADGVDAGTGD; this is encoded by the coding sequence ATGAGCGCGGACGCGGCGGCCACGCTCGTCGCGAGCCCCCTCGTGACCCTGGATCCGTCGGCCGTGCTCGCGCTGGGGAGCGTGCTGGAGGCCGTCGGCGAGGCCGTCTTCGATGCCCCTCTGTGGGTCCTGGAGCAGTGGTACTGGCTCATGGACTGGGTGTACTACGCCACGGGGCTGGAGATGCTGAACCCCCGTTACCGGTTCATGCACCGGGCGATACTCGTCGGGCTCTGCGTGGGCGTGATGGCGCCGCTCATCGGCACCTTCCTCGTCCACCGACAGCTCGCGCTCATCGGCGACGCGCTGGCCCACACCGGCTTCGCCGGGGTGGCCGTCGGCCTGTTCCTGAACGCCGTCATCGACCTCGGCGTCTCGCCGTATCTCACCGCCGTCGTCGTGGCGATGATCGCCGCGCTGTGCATCGAGCTCATCTCCGAAGTGACGGACGCCTACAACGACGTGTCGATGGCCATCGTCCTGTCGACTGGGTTCGCGCTGGGGACGACGCTCATCAGCCTCAACGCGGGCGGGCTCGCGGTGGGGGTCAACCAGTTCCTCTTCGGCAACCTCTCTACCGTCTCGCCGGGGAGCGCGGCAATCCTCCTGGTGCTCTTTGCCGTCATCGTGAGCACGGTGGCCGTGACGCGCAACCAGCTGCTGTACGTCACCTTCGACGAGACGGCGGCCGCCGTCTCCGGCATCCCCGTCAACTGGTACAACCGGGTGATGGTGATGCTGACGGCGATGGTCGTCGTCGGTGCGATGCAGATCATGGGCGTCATCCTCGTCGCGGCGATGCTCGTCGTTCCGGTCGCGGGCGCGACGCAGGTGTCCCGGAGCTTCTCCGAGTCGCTCGTCGTCTCGGTCGTCCTCGCGGAACTCGCGGTGTTGCTCGGCATCGCCGCCGCCTACTACGGCGGCGTCACGGCCGGCGGGATCATCGTCCTCTTCGCCGTGGCCATCTACGTCTGTGCCGTCGTGCTCGGAAAACTCCAGTCCGCACGCGGCGAACGGGCGGCGCCCGAGACGGGACACATCGAGGCCGACGGCGTCGACGCCGGCACCGGCGACTGA
- a CDS encoding metal ABC transporter ATP-binding protein: MTRDADAVPVIDLAGVTFGYTATPVVEAVSLTVDPGEYVAIVGPNGSGKSTLMQLMVGLLEPDTGTAHLFGERADRFDDGERIGYVAQQANAAEGMPITVREVVKMGRFPHVGVGRLSSEDWAIVDDALSTVGMSAFADRRVTQLSGGQRQRAFIARALAGEADLLVLDEPTVGVDAESVDAFYGLLAALNGRGITVLLIEHDLGAVVEHADRVVCLNREVYFDGPTDEFVDSDALARAFGTEARFLAEVDG; this comes from the coding sequence ATGACCCGGGACGCCGACGCCGTGCCGGTGATCGACCTCGCGGGCGTCACCTTCGGCTACACGGCGACGCCAGTCGTCGAGGCCGTGTCGCTGACCGTCGACCCGGGCGAGTACGTCGCCATCGTGGGGCCGAACGGCTCGGGGAAGTCGACGCTGATGCAGCTGATGGTCGGACTGCTCGAACCGGACACGGGCACGGCCCACCTGTTCGGCGAGCGCGCCGACCGTTTCGACGACGGCGAACGGATCGGCTACGTCGCCCAGCAGGCCAACGCCGCCGAGGGGATGCCGATCACCGTCCGCGAAGTGGTGAAGATGGGCCGCTTCCCGCACGTCGGGGTCGGCCGGCTGTCGAGCGAGGACTGGGCCATCGTCGACGACGCCCTCTCGACCGTCGGCATGAGCGCCTTCGCCGACCGACGCGTCACGCAGCTCTCGGGTGGACAGCGCCAGCGCGCGTTCATCGCACGGGCGCTGGCGGGCGAGGCCGACCTGCTCGTGCTCGACGAGCCGACCGTCGGCGTCGACGCCGAGTCGGTCGACGCCTTCTACGGCCTGCTGGCGGCGCTCAACGGGCGGGGCATCACCGTCCTCCTCATCGAGCACGACCTCGGGGCGGTCGTCGAGCACGCCGACCGCGTCGTCTGCCTGAACCGCGAAGTCTACTTCGACGGGCCGACCGACGAGTTCGTCGACAGCGACGCGCTGGCCCGGGCGTTCGGAACCGAAGCGCGGTTCCTCGCTGAGGTGGACGGATGA
- a CDS encoding metal ABC transporter substrate-binding protein, producing MTRRDALRAGGAAALAGIAGCTALPSAPDPSGGDGDAGSDGPVAVASFFTFFDFGRQVADGTPLTVENLVPTGLHGHGWEPNASITQRIIEADAFVHVGADFQPWADRAIETIEGDDVETALINAREGVELVDLAATLDRDEEGVGSQRGKDPHFWLDPQRAKRSVDNIAEGFAELVPEYADTFRDNAGAYTADVLDRIDADYEAIFDRADRDIVQLAAHNAFQYVGVRYGVRMRPLVTNLAASGDVKPADIREAARVIRENDIRYIANGVFESQRPAQQLVRETAVESYFPVTPYAGVREEWVAEDWGYEEIAYNINMPTFDIVLGNERPEDAAPSAGWVERWRNFEPV from the coding sequence GTGACGCGACGGGACGCGCTTCGTGCCGGCGGTGCGGCGGCGCTTGCGGGGATAGCCGGGTGTACGGCGCTGCCGAGCGCTCCGGACCCGTCGGGGGGAGACGGCGACGCCGGGAGCGACGGCCCGGTCGCGGTGGCCTCGTTTTTCACGTTCTTCGATTTCGGCCGGCAGGTCGCCGACGGGACCCCGCTGACGGTGGAGAACCTCGTCCCGACGGGACTGCACGGGCACGGCTGGGAGCCGAACGCCAGTATCACCCAGCGGATCATCGAAGCGGACGCGTTCGTCCACGTCGGGGCGGACTTCCAACCTTGGGCCGACCGAGCAATCGAAACGATCGAGGGCGACGACGTCGAGACGGCACTCATCAACGCCCGGGAGGGCGTCGAACTGGTCGACCTCGCCGCGACGCTCGACCGCGACGAGGAGGGCGTCGGTTCCCAGCGGGGGAAGGACCCGCACTTCTGGCTGGATCCCCAGCGCGCGAAGCGCTCCGTCGACAACATCGCCGAGGGGTTCGCCGAACTGGTGCCGGAGTACGCCGACACCTTCCGCGACAACGCCGGGGCGTACACCGCCGACGTCCTCGACCGCATCGACGCGGACTACGAGGCCATCTTCGACCGCGCCGACCGCGACATCGTCCAGCTGGCCGCGCACAACGCCTTCCAGTACGTCGGCGTGCGCTACGGGGTGCGGATGCGGCCGCTCGTGACGAACCTCGCGGCGAGCGGTGACGTCAAGCCCGCCGACATTCGCGAGGCGGCGCGCGTCATCCGCGAGAACGACATCCGCTACATCGCCAACGGCGTCTTCGAATCCCAGCGCCCGGCCCAGCAACTCGTCCGCGAGACGGCCGTGGAGTCGTACTTCCCCGTGACGCCGTACGCCGGCGTTCGCGAGGAGTGGGTCGCGGAGGACTGGGGATACGAGGAGATCGCGTACAACATCAACATGCCCACGTTCGACATCGTCCTCGGCAACGAGCGTCCCGAGGACGCGGCCCCGTCGGCGGGCTGGGTCGAACGGTGGCGGAACTTCGAGCCGGTATGA
- a CDS encoding lycopene cyclase domain-containing protein codes for MSISRHGSGPRAAVGAVASQVHPVFMAPPLAASGFGAVFGGFELPRLALLHLAVAFTALYTAHVKDGLVDFHRRGEDDDHPLTRRGCHLAILGSSAAFFAGVAALVVRVDPVAAALALPGWLVAVLHAPQLDTSPLGATLGYPVGIGFALLGGYYVQTRTLSTAVVAFAAVFVVVLAGIKVVDDATDYDYDRSVDKRTVAVVLGRDGARTVAGTLMGAGMVAVLALSATGVVPRGSAFAVVPFVAVALFARRADPETATMLLVRASYLFFALLVVAVWLRPLAGLAGPDVTALGPYTYLATEVLWGVVAVALVVRADAVRAAARTVAVLYPVAYVWDWYTLTVGVFAIPMRTGIDLLGIPLEEHLFMLIVPTMVVGVHETLADAFDD; via the coding sequence ATGTCCATCTCCCGACACGGTTCCGGCCCGCGAGCGGCCGTCGGCGCCGTCGCCTCGCAGGTCCACCCCGTGTTCATGGCCCCGCCGCTCGCCGCCTCCGGGTTCGGCGCCGTCTTCGGTGGATTCGAACTCCCCCGACTCGCCCTCCTCCACCTCGCCGTCGCCTTCACCGCGCTCTACACCGCCCACGTCAAGGACGGCCTCGTCGACTTCCACCGCCGCGGCGAGGACGACGACCACCCGCTGACCCGACGCGGCTGTCACCTCGCGATCCTCGGGTCGAGCGCCGCCTTCTTCGCCGGCGTCGCCGCCCTCGTCGTCCGCGTCGACCCCGTCGCCGCCGCCCTCGCCCTGCCCGGGTGGCTGGTCGCCGTCCTCCACGCGCCGCAACTCGACACCAGCCCCCTCGGTGCGACCCTCGGCTACCCGGTCGGCATCGGCTTCGCCCTCCTCGGCGGGTACTACGTCCAGACCCGCACCCTCTCGACGGCCGTCGTCGCCTTCGCCGCCGTCTTCGTCGTCGTCCTCGCCGGGATCAAGGTCGTCGACGACGCGACCGACTACGACTACGACCGCTCGGTCGACAAGCGAACCGTGGCGGTCGTCCTCGGCCGCGACGGGGCGCGGACCGTCGCCGGCACGCTCATGGGTGCGGGGATGGTCGCCGTCCTCGCGCTCTCGGCGACCGGCGTCGTCCCGCGTGGCTCCGCGTTCGCCGTCGTCCCCTTCGTCGCCGTCGCGCTGTTCGCCCGCCGGGCCGACCCCGAAACCGCGACCATGCTGCTCGTGCGGGCCTCCTACCTCTTTTTCGCCCTCCTCGTCGTCGCCGTCTGGCTCCGTCCCCTCGCCGGCCTCGCGGGGCCCGACGTCACGGCGCTCGGCCCCTACACCTACCTCGCGACGGAGGTGCTGTGGGGGGTCGTCGCCGTCGCGCTGGTGGTTCGCGCCGACGCGGTCCGTGCCGCCGCGCGGACCGTCGCCGTGCTCTACCCCGTCGCCTACGTCTGGGACTGGTACACCCTCACCGTCGGCGTCTTCGCCATCCCGATGCGGACGGGGATCGATCTGCTCGGCATCCCGCTGGAGGAACACCTGTTCATGCTGATCGTGCCGACGATGGTCGTCGGGGTCCACGAGACGCTCGCAGACGCGTTCGACGACTAA
- a CDS encoding CaiB/BaiF CoA transferase family protein — translation MTTARERQGPLDGLRVVDCSGMIAGGFATTQLADFGADVIKVEHPEGNDPLREWPPYDEGVSLWWKSIGRNKRCVTLDLSTAEGSALLLDLLADADVLFENFRPGTMEKWGLGPERLHEENPGLIVVRQSGYGQTGPKSDKPGFGTVAEGISNWAHVNGFPDSKPLLPPISLADLTAANCAVQGVMFAVFERDVGRSGGSGEGQVIDMSLYEPLFRLFLSEVEAYDRLGEVRERIGNHHESAAPRNVYETADGYMTLSASAQSIFENVAAAIDRPDLVDDPRFADNEARVEHADELDEVIESWTRERSTEAAIAEMEAADAIVGPVYDMADIFEDEQYAARGNIVEVEDEDLGSLKTAAPVPRFTRTPGTVEHAGPRHGQHNDEVYLSELGLDESEYDRLRDAGVI, via the coding sequence ATGACGACCGCACGGGAACGGCAGGGGCCGCTCGACGGGCTACGGGTGGTCGACTGCTCGGGCATGATCGCCGGCGGGTTCGCCACGACACAGCTCGCGGACTTCGGCGCCGACGTCATCAAGGTGGAACATCCGGAAGGGAACGATCCGCTTCGGGAGTGGCCACCTTACGACGAGGGCGTGTCGCTCTGGTGGAAGTCGATCGGCCGGAACAAACGCTGCGTGACGCTGGATCTGAGCACCGCCGAGGGGAGCGCCCTCCTGCTCGACTTGCTCGCCGACGCCGACGTGCTCTTCGAGAACTTCCGGCCGGGGACGATGGAGAAGTGGGGGCTCGGTCCCGAGCGACTGCACGAGGAGAACCCGGGACTGATCGTCGTCCGGCAGTCGGGGTACGGACAGACGGGACCGAAGTCGGACAAGCCCGGGTTCGGGACCGTCGCCGAGGGCATCTCGAACTGGGCGCACGTCAACGGCTTCCCGGACAGCAAGCCACTCTTGCCGCCGATCAGTCTCGCGGACCTCACCGCCGCGAACTGCGCCGTCCAAGGCGTCATGTTCGCGGTCTTCGAGCGTGACGTGGGTCGATCGGGGGGTAGCGGCGAGGGGCAGGTGATCGACATGAGCCTCTACGAGCCCCTCTTCAGGCTCTTCCTCTCGGAGGTGGAGGCGTACGACCGGCTGGGCGAGGTCCGGGAACGGATCGGGAACCACCACGAGAGCGCGGCGCCGCGAAACGTCTACGAGACGGCCGACGGCTACATGACCCTCTCGGCGTCGGCGCAGTCCATCTTCGAGAACGTTGCCGCGGCCATCGACCGGCCGGACCTCGTCGACGACCCGCGCTTTGCCGACAACGAGGCCCGCGTCGAGCACGCGGACGAACTCGACGAGGTGATCGAGTCCTGGACCCGGGAGCGCTCGACCGAGGCGGCCATCGCGGAGATGGAGGCCGCGGACGCCATCGTGGGGCCCGTCTACGACATGGCCGACATCTTCGAGGACGAGCAGTACGCGGCTAGGGGGAACATCGTGGAGGTCGAGGACGAGGATCTGGGATCGCTGAAGACCGCGGCACCCGTCCCACGGTTCACCCGGACGCCCGGCACGGTCGAACACGCCGGACCGAGACACGGGCAGCACAACGACGAGGTGTACCTGTCCGAACTCGGGCTCGACGAGTCGGAGTACGACCGCCTCCGCGACGCGGGCGTGATCTGA
- a CDS encoding LeuA family protein: protein MPVSLRDVTIREGAQMPGREYAVDDRVTAGRALDRLGVDAVQAGFPAVGETDRAAIRRLAAAGDVTADVVGIARARVADVEAALDAEADVIEVFVPTSERQLEHVLGTSRAEAMEMASEALDRAREGGAAVHLTLVDGFRTDPEHLAATVDAVPSVPTVTVADTVGARTPDRVRAVVTDLLDRGVDGDRLGVHFHDDLGVATANTLAAVDAGATTADVSVASLGERAGNAALEQVVIADEVDGTGDCAAAVDGAELVPACEAVLDALGESVDPRTPVLGADVTTHESGIHTAAMLRDPGTFEPFDPADFGGERRLVFGPGSGRGSARALLTEAGIDPTDERVERLLGLLADRGPMNADAAATLVAEAFDP from the coding sequence ATGCCGGTCTCGCTCCGCGACGTGACGATCAGGGAGGGCGCACAGATGCCCGGCCGGGAGTACGCCGTCGACGACCGGGTGACCGCCGGGCGGGCGCTCGACCGGCTGGGCGTCGACGCCGTCCAGGCCGGCTTCCCCGCCGTCGGCGAGACGGATCGGGCGGCGATCCGCCGACTCGCCGCCGCGGGCGACGTGACGGCCGACGTCGTCGGTATCGCCCGCGCGAGGGTCGCCGACGTCGAGGCCGCCCTCGACGCCGAGGCCGACGTGATCGAGGTGTTCGTCCCCACGTCCGAACGTCAACTCGAACACGTCCTCGGGACGTCCCGCGCCGAGGCGATGGAGATGGCGAGCGAGGCGCTCGACCGGGCCCGCGAGGGCGGGGCCGCGGTCCACCTCACGCTCGTCGACGGCTTCCGGACCGATCCCGAACACCTCGCGGCGACCGTCGACGCCGTCCCGTCGGTGCCGACGGTCACCGTCGCGGACACGGTGGGCGCGCGGACGCCGGACCGGGTGCGGGCGGTGGTGACCGACCTCCTGGACCGCGGGGTCGACGGGGACCGTCTGGGCGTCCACTTCCACGACGACCTCGGGGTGGCGACGGCGAACACGCTCGCGGCCGTCGACGCGGGCGCGACGACGGCCGACGTGAGCGTCGCGTCGCTGGGCGAGCGGGCGGGCAACGCGGCGCTGGAACAGGTGGTTATCGCCGACGAGGTGGACGGCACCGGCGACTGCGCGGCCGCCGTCGACGGGGCCGAACTCGTCCCCGCGTGTGAGGCGGTGCTCGACGCGCTCGGCGAGTCGGTCGACCCGCGGACGCCCGTCCTCGGCGCGGACGTGACGACCCACGAGTCGGGTATCCACACGGCGGCGATGCTGCGGGATCCGGGGACCTTCGAGCCGTTCGATCCCGCCGACTTCGGCGGCGAGCGACGCCTCGTCTTCGGCCCGGGGAGCGGCCGCGGGAGCGCCCGCGCGCTCTTAACGGAGGCGGGGATCGATCCGACCGACGAGCGGGTCGAGCGGCTGCTCGGCCTGCTGGCCGACCGCGGGCCGATGAACGCCGACGCGGCCGCGACGCTCGTCGCGGAGGCGTTCGATCCGTGA
- a CDS encoding translation initiation factor IF-2 subunit beta codes for MNYDTALDRAYDTLPERTREAGDRLQVPDPEGQTDGAFTRLTNLGDIAAALGREPEHLHRSIQRELGTNGQFDGDRARYNGSFTVDDFDAAVDAYVTEYVTCSECGLPDTNLVREDGVDMLRCTACGAFRPVAKRPKQSADAGQPTLEEGKTYQLQITGTGRKGDGVAERGKYTIFVPGAQEGQVVEAYIDNISGTLAFAQLA; via the coding sequence ATGAACTACGATACCGCCCTCGACCGGGCCTACGACACGTTGCCGGAGCGGACACGCGAGGCGGGCGACCGCCTACAGGTGCCGGATCCGGAGGGCCAGACCGACGGCGCCTTCACCCGGCTGACGAACCTCGGCGACATCGCGGCGGCGCTGGGTCGCGAGCCGGAACACCTCCACCGCTCGATCCAGCGCGAACTCGGGACCAACGGTCAGTTCGACGGCGACCGGGCGCGGTACAACGGCTCCTTCACCGTCGACGACTTCGACGCCGCCGTCGACGCCTACGTCACCGAGTACGTCACCTGCTCGGAGTGTGGCCTGCCGGACACCAACCTCGTCCGCGAGGACGGCGTCGACATGCTCCGCTGTACGGCCTGTGGGGCGTTCCGACCGGTCGCCAAGCGGCCGAAACAGAGCGCCGACGCGGGTCAGCCGACCCTGGAGGAAGGGAAAACCTACCAGCTCCAGATCACGGGCACGGGCCGGAAGGGCGACGGCGTGGCCGAACGCGGCAAGTACACCATCTTCGTCCCCGGCGCCCAGGAGGGGCAGGTCGTCGAGGCGTACATCGACAACATCAGCGGGACGCTCGCGTTCGCGCAGCTGGCCTGA
- a CDS encoding fumarylacetoacetate hydrolase family protein: MRLARISTPHGTLTGEYVDGVVHADGDSYAVGEDAHLMAPCDPTAVFCTGRNFGAKIDQMGEGDRPDRPDWFVKPPHALHPPEQPIEYPDWVDSFTYAGELAAVIDERCHDLSVGDVDDALRGYTILNDLDAYEQDRRTARKAFDGSAPLGPWIETDVDLDGMAMETVISGERRQSATTDEMLFSPPEIIAFLSERYTFRPGDVISFGSPANPGLIERGDTVEITYEGVGTLRNTVA; encoded by the coding sequence ATGCGACTGGCACGCATCTCCACCCCGCACGGTACGCTCACCGGCGAGTACGTGGACGGCGTCGTCCACGCCGACGGCGACAGCTACGCCGTCGGCGAGGACGCACACCTGATGGCGCCCTGTGACCCGACGGCCGTCTTCTGTACCGGCCGGAACTTCGGAGCGAAGATCGACCAGATGGGCGAGGGCGACCGGCCGGATCGCCCGGACTGGTTCGTCAAGCCGCCCCACGCGCTCCACCCGCCGGAGCAGCCGATCGAGTATCCCGACTGGGTGGACTCGTTCACCTACGCGGGCGAGTTGGCGGCCGTGATCGACGAGCGGTGTCACGACCTCTCGGTCGGCGACGTCGACGACGCCCTGCGGGGGTATACGATCCTGAACGACCTCGACGCCTACGAGCAGGACCGGCGGACGGCCCGGAAGGCGTTCGACGGGTCGGCACCGCTCGGGCCGTGGATCGAGACCGACGTCGACCTCGACGGGATGGCGATGGAGACGGTCATCTCGGGGGAGCGACGGCAGTCGGCGACGACCGACGAGATGCTCTTCTCGCCGCCGGAGATCATCGCCTTCCTCTCGGAGCGGTACACGTTCCGCCCGGGCGACGTCATCTCCTTCGGCAGTCCCGCCAACCCGGGGCTGATCGAGCGTGGCGACACGGTCGAGATCACCTACGAGGGCGTCGGGACGCTGCGAAACACGGTCGCGTAG